The Acidobacteriota bacterium genome includes a region encoding these proteins:
- the lon gene encoding endopeptidase La → MSEAKRSKGADGERFGILPLRNSVLFPHAVMPISVGRRKTLALIENALEKDLQIVVLSQKDPGTDDPRIEDLYDHGTLARVLKAIRVGGGNINLIIQGLQRVRLIELEQEEPHLAGRFERLETIRDEGIEVEALARNLAIQFRKLVEIHPNLSGDISELTLPEDDPDRLADLVASVLPIPVKDKMELLPIASLKERLEKITYRVNREIQVTELGSQIQSRVMDEVGKTQRHFYLREQMKAIQRELGDGDDRTREIEEFRKKIEAAGMPDEAREVAERELDRLSAMPPASAEYTVARTYLDWMTSLPWSTTTEDKIELKAAREILDQDHYDLEKVKDRILEYLAVRKRKPDLKGPILCFVGPPGTGKTSLGRSIARAMGRKFVRISLGGVRDEAEIRGHRRTYVGALPGRIIQGLKRAGSKNPVFVLDEVDKLGADFRGDPSSALLEVLDPEQNFSFSDHYLEVPFDLSQVFFICTANVLDTIPHALRDRMEVLSLPGYTEEEKLEIARRHLIPRQLEENGLEGVDIEIEDGAIQRIIAEYTREAGLRNLEREIASLCRKVARRLVEQEEEHRSGPIVIRAADVPDYLGPQKFHRELAERANRPGVAIGLAWTQSGGDILFIESSLMPGRGKLLITGRLGEVMKESAQAALSWIRSNAAAFGIPPEKFEKNDIHVHVPAGAIPKDGPSAGVTIAVSLLSLLIGRPVRPMVGMTGELTLRGKVLPVGGIKEKVLAARRAGVTRVILPANNEKDLEDIQPELRATMQFDFAQELDDVIRVALGDDLFERPPAGPEEPGRVDVSGEVRVVSDDAPPPR, encoded by the coding sequence ATGAGCGAGGCGAAGCGTTCGAAGGGCGCGGACGGCGAGCGGTTCGGCATTCTGCCGCTCCGAAACAGTGTGTTGTTCCCCCACGCCGTGATGCCGATCAGCGTCGGGCGGCGCAAGACGCTCGCGCTGATCGAGAACGCGCTGGAGAAGGATCTCCAGATCGTCGTCCTGAGCCAGAAGGACCCGGGAACCGACGACCCGCGGATCGAGGATCTGTACGATCACGGCACCCTGGCGCGAGTGCTCAAAGCGATCCGCGTCGGCGGCGGAAACATCAACCTCATCATTCAGGGTCTGCAGCGCGTCCGCCTGATCGAGCTCGAGCAGGAAGAGCCGCACCTGGCCGGACGCTTCGAGCGCCTGGAGACGATTCGCGACGAGGGAATCGAGGTCGAAGCGCTCGCCCGGAACCTCGCCATCCAGTTCCGCAAGCTGGTGGAGATTCACCCGAACCTGTCCGGGGATATTTCCGAGCTGACCCTTCCGGAGGACGATCCCGACCGGCTGGCGGATCTCGTGGCCTCGGTCCTGCCCATCCCGGTGAAGGACAAGATGGAGCTTCTCCCGATCGCATCCCTCAAGGAGCGGCTGGAGAAGATCACCTACCGCGTGAACCGGGAGATCCAGGTCACCGAGCTCGGGTCGCAGATCCAGTCGCGCGTCATGGACGAGGTCGGGAAGACCCAGCGGCACTTCTACCTGCGCGAGCAGATGAAGGCGATCCAGCGGGAGCTCGGGGACGGCGACGATCGGACGCGGGAGATCGAAGAGTTCCGGAAGAAGATCGAGGCGGCCGGGATGCCCGACGAGGCCCGGGAGGTCGCGGAGCGGGAGCTCGACCGGCTGAGCGCGATGCCGCCGGCGTCGGCGGAGTACACGGTGGCGCGGACCTACCTCGATTGGATGACGAGCCTGCCGTGGAGCACCACCACCGAGGACAAGATCGAGCTGAAAGCCGCCCGCGAGATCCTGGACCAGGATCACTACGACCTGGAGAAGGTGAAGGACAGGATCCTCGAGTACCTGGCCGTCCGGAAGCGCAAGCCGGATCTCAAGGGACCGATCCTGTGCTTCGTGGGCCCGCCGGGGACCGGGAAGACCTCGCTCGGCCGCTCCATCGCGCGTGCGATGGGCCGCAAGTTCGTCCGGATCTCGCTGGGAGGCGTCCGGGACGAGGCGGAGATCAGAGGCCATCGCCGGACGTACGTCGGAGCCCTCCCGGGACGGATCATTCAGGGACTGAAACGGGCGGGGTCGAAGAACCCCGTGTTCGTCCTCGACGAGGTGGACAAGCTCGGCGCCGATTTCCGCGGCGATCCCTCGAGCGCCCTGCTGGAGGTGCTCGACCCGGAGCAGAATTTCTCCTTCTCCGACCACTACCTCGAGGTCCCGTTCGATCTGAGTCAGGTCTTCTTCATCTGCACGGCGAACGTGCTCGACACCATCCCGCACGCGTTGCGTGACCGGATGGAGGTTCTGTCCCTTCCCGGGTACACCGAAGAGGAGAAGCTGGAAATCGCGCGCCGGCATCTGATCCCGCGGCAGCTGGAGGAAAACGGTCTCGAGGGAGTCGACATCGAGATCGAGGACGGTGCGATCCAGCGGATCATCGCCGAGTACACCCGGGAGGCGGGGTTGCGGAATCTCGAGCGCGAGATCGCCAGCCTGTGCCGCAAGGTGGCCCGGCGGCTCGTCGAGCAGGAGGAGGAGCACCGGTCCGGCCCGATCGTGATTCGGGCGGCGGACGTGCCCGACTACCTCGGTCCGCAGAAATTCCACCGGGAGTTGGCGGAGCGCGCCAACCGCCCCGGCGTCGCCATCGGTCTCGCGTGGACCCAGTCTGGGGGCGACATTCTGTTCATCGAATCGAGCCTGATGCCGGGCCGCGGCAAACTCCTCATCACGGGGCGGCTCGGCGAGGTGATGAAGGAGTCGGCCCAGGCTGCGCTGTCCTGGATCCGCTCCAACGCCGCCGCGTTCGGGATCCCGCCCGAGAAGTTCGAGAAGAACGACATCCACGTGCACGTCCCCGCGGGCGCCATCCCGAAGGACGGGCCCTCGGCCGGCGTGACGATCGCGGTGAGCCTCCTGTCGCTGCTGATCGGCCGTCCGGTGCGGCCGATGGTCGGGATGACGGGGGAGCTCACCCTCCGCGGGAAGGTGCTCCCTGTGGGCGGGATCAAGGAGAAGGTCCTGGCGGCCCGCCGCGCCGGCGTGACGCGCGTCATCCTGCCGGCGAACAACGAGAAGGACCTCGAGGACATCCAGCCCGAGCTGCGGGCGACGATGCAGTTCGACTTCGCCCAGGAGCTGGACGACGTGATCCGGGTCGCTCTCGGGGACGACCTGTTCGAGCGGCCGCCGGCCGGACCCGAAGAGCCGGGCCGGGTCGATGTGTCGGGCGAGGTGCGGGTCGTCAGCGACGACGCACCGCCACCGCGCTGA
- a CDS encoding SDR family oxidoreductase → MPPGRDRTRHALVTGAGSGIGRATAVRLAQAGYAVALVGRRRRELEETARACASAGGRAVVETADVGDPAEVDNAIAAVQRRFGRLEALVNNAGQAAFGTVETTPLEVWERLFRVNVTGAFLVSRAALPLLRAGERPAVVNVASTLGLVGMRRAAAYCASKAALVNLTRAMALDHAGEGIRVNAVCPGAVDTPMLRAPRGDEPASDARLERLGGRHPVGRIGRPEEIAEAIFRLLDPAFSFVTGTVLVADGGLTAGFAE, encoded by the coding sequence ATGCCCCCTGGACGAGACCGGACGCGCCACGCGCTCGTCACCGGCGCCGGATCCGGGATCGGCCGCGCGACCGCCGTACGGCTCGCGCAGGCGGGCTACGCGGTGGCGCTGGTCGGGAGGCGCCGCCGGGAACTCGAGGAAACGGCGCGCGCCTGCGCTTCCGCCGGCGGAAGGGCCGTGGTCGAGACGGCCGACGTCGGAGATCCCGCAGAGGTCGACAACGCGATCGCGGCGGTGCAGCGCCGTTTCGGTCGGCTGGAGGCCCTGGTCAACAACGCGGGGCAGGCCGCCTTCGGAACCGTGGAGACCACCCCCCTGGAGGTCTGGGAACGCCTGTTCCGCGTCAACGTGACGGGGGCTTTCCTGGTGAGCCGGGCCGCGCTCCCGCTGCTCCGGGCGGGGGAGAGACCGGCGGTGGTCAACGTCGCCAGCACCCTCGGCCTCGTCGGAATGCGGCGAGCCGCCGCGTACTGCGCCAGCAAGGCGGCGCTGGTCAATCTCACGCGCGCCATGGCCCTCGACCACGCGGGGGAGGGGATTCGAGTGAACGCCGTCTGCCCCGGTGCCGTCGACACGCCGATGCTTCGGGCACCGCGGGGAGACGAACCCGCGAGCGACGCGAGGCTGGAAAGGCTCGGCGGCCGCCACCCGGTGGGCCGGATCGGGCGTCCCGAGGAGATCGCCGAGGCGATCTTCCGGCTACTCGATCCGGCGTTCTCGTTCGTCACCGGAACGGTTCTCGTGGCCGACGGCGGGCTCACCGCGGGCTTCGCCGAGTGA
- a CDS encoding Hsp20/alpha crystallin family protein, whose translation MRASETGRHPFEILSGLEQDLTRILDGLGLPGRGRRAAEFLPPVDVRETDSAVVIEADLPGVPREAIDLRVEGGMLLLTGERPRANGAGIVRSERPAGRFRRSFRLPPGADPSRITAGYEAGVLTITIPKREEARVRRIEVSG comes from the coding sequence ATGCGTGCGAGCGAGACGGGCCGTCATCCCTTCGAGATTCTCTCGGGCCTCGAGCAGGACCTGACCCGGATTCTGGACGGGCTCGGCCTGCCAGGGCGCGGGCGTCGCGCCGCGGAATTCCTCCCCCCCGTCGACGTCCGTGAGACCGACAGCGCGGTGGTGATCGAGGCCGACCTGCCCGGAGTTCCGCGCGAGGCGATCGATCTGCGCGTCGAGGGAGGGATGCTCCTGCTGACCGGCGAGCGTCCCCGTGCGAACGGCGCTGGCATCGTGCGTTCCGAGCGGCCGGCCGGTCGGTTCCGGCGCAGCTTCCGGCTGCCGCCCGGCGCCGATCCGTCCCGCATCACCGCCGGCTACGAAGCTGGGGTGCTCACGATCACGATCCCGAAGCGCGAGGAGGCGCGGGTTCGCCGGATCGAGGTTTCCGGGTGA
- the fusA gene encoding elongation factor G — protein MRAERGRPVSRAPRDKVRNIGIIAHIDAGKTTTTERFLYYAGLIHKIGEVHRGEAAMDFLEQERERGITIQAAATTFLWNGHQVNLIDTPGHVDFTAEVERSVRVLDGAVVVFSGVEGVEPQSETVWHQADRYRVPRLAFINKLDRVGADHERVLEQIREVLGANACFINLPCGLEDKLDGVIDLLSMRRLVFDPATRGRELEEEDIPPEMREAAEAARERLVCGVAEAVDWLADKFLADEPVSGEELRRAIREATVAGRFVPVLCGAALKDLGIRPVLDAVCDYLPSPLDRPPAAGIDPKTGEPATRPPDPSAPFSALVCKVVATPNADVHWLRVYSGSLGTEDRCFNPRTGKRLRLRRLLRIFADRTEPVDRAETGDIVAAMGIKDVVTGDTLCDPDHPIAYEKITFPETVVSVAVEARTAADRDKLLEVVDRLQREDPTFRCHVNEETGELIFSGMGELHLDVIRNRMERDFRVRARFGRPRVSYRETIGGPAAGEGVFDKRVGDVALFARAAVEVAPRPRPPGDRSLPPVEVDLGSHAALLPPALREEAADTLRSACEAGGAHGFPVIDVRVTLTALELGDAPEPSVPLGAALSLAVRHAFQKAEAVLLEPIMRFEVRAPEEFLGAVVKDLGARRAEIRETGVLGTQAVVRGFVPLGSMFGYSTDLRSLTQGRGTFALEPFDYRPVPPELVDAVVGAS, from the coding sequence CTGCGAGCCGAGCGAGGTCGACCCGTGTCGCGCGCACCCCGAGACAAGGTCCGGAACATCGGCATCATCGCGCACATCGACGCGGGCAAGACGACGACCACGGAGCGCTTCCTCTACTACGCCGGCTTGATCCACAAGATCGGAGAGGTCCATCGCGGGGAGGCGGCGATGGACTTTCTCGAGCAGGAGCGGGAGCGCGGGATCACCATCCAGGCGGCGGCGACGACCTTCCTCTGGAACGGCCATCAGGTCAACCTGATCGACACCCCGGGGCACGTCGATTTCACCGCCGAGGTCGAGCGGAGCGTTCGCGTCCTCGACGGGGCTGTCGTCGTCTTCTCCGGGGTGGAAGGCGTCGAGCCGCAGAGCGAGACCGTCTGGCACCAGGCCGACCGTTACCGCGTCCCGAGGCTGGCGTTCATCAACAAGCTCGACCGGGTGGGTGCCGACCACGAGCGGGTGCTCGAACAGATTCGCGAAGTCCTGGGGGCGAATGCCTGCTTCATCAATCTCCCCTGCGGCCTCGAGGACAAGCTCGACGGGGTGATCGACCTGCTCTCCATGCGCCGCCTGGTCTTCGATCCCGCGACCCGCGGGCGGGAGTTGGAGGAAGAGGACATCCCCCCCGAGATGCGGGAGGCGGCCGAGGCCGCCCGCGAGAGGCTCGTCTGCGGCGTGGCCGAGGCCGTGGACTGGCTCGCCGACAAGTTCCTCGCCGACGAGCCCGTGAGTGGGGAGGAGCTCCGCCGCGCGATTCGCGAGGCCACGGTCGCCGGGCGTTTCGTCCCGGTCCTCTGCGGCGCGGCGCTCAAGGATCTCGGTATCCGCCCCGTCCTCGATGCGGTGTGCGACTACCTCCCATCCCCGCTCGACCGGCCCCCCGCGGCCGGGATCGACCCGAAGACGGGTGAGCCGGCGACGCGCCCGCCGGATCCGTCGGCGCCATTCTCCGCGCTGGTCTGCAAGGTCGTCGCGACGCCCAACGCCGACGTCCACTGGCTGCGTGTCTATTCGGGTTCGCTGGGGACCGAGGACCGCTGCTTCAACCCGCGGACCGGGAAAAGGCTCCGGCTGCGGCGCCTGCTGAGGATCTTCGCCGACCGGACGGAGCCGGTGGACCGCGCGGAGACGGGCGACATCGTCGCCGCGATGGGGATCAAGGACGTCGTCACCGGCGACACCCTGTGCGATCCCGATCACCCCATCGCGTACGAGAAGATCACCTTCCCGGAGACGGTCGTTTCCGTGGCCGTCGAGGCCCGGACGGCCGCGGACCGGGACAAGCTGCTCGAAGTCGTGGACAGGCTCCAGCGGGAAGATCCGACGTTCCGCTGCCACGTGAACGAGGAAACGGGCGAGCTGATTTTCTCCGGAATGGGAGAGCTCCACCTGGATGTCATTCGCAACCGGATGGAACGCGACTTCCGCGTGCGCGCCCGGTTCGGGCGACCCCGCGTCTCCTATCGCGAGACGATCGGCGGGCCGGCCGCCGGGGAGGGCGTGTTCGACAAGCGGGTCGGCGACGTCGCCCTGTTCGCCCGCGCCGCCGTGGAGGTGGCGCCGAGGCCCCGGCCCCCGGGCGATCGCTCGCTTCCCCCGGTGGAGGTCGACCTCGGATCGCACGCGGCGCTTCTCCCGCCGGCCCTGCGGGAGGAGGCCGCCGACACGCTGCGATCCGCGTGCGAGGCGGGAGGCGCGCACGGCTTTCCCGTGATCGACGTGCGGGTCACCTTGACCGCGCTCGAGCTCGGCGATGCCCCGGAGCCCTCGGTGCCCCTCGGAGCGGCCCTTTCGCTCGCCGTGCGCCACGCCTTCCAGAAGGCGGAGGCGGTGCTGCTCGAGCCGATCATGCGCTTCGAGGTCAGGGCTCCGGAGGAGTTCCTGGGAGCGGTGGTCAAGGACCTGGGGGCCCGCCGGGCGGAGATCCGCGAAACCGGAGTCCTGGGAACGCAGGCGGTGGTCCGCGGATTCGTTCCGCTGGGATCGATGTTCGGTTATTCGACGGACCTTCGCTCGCTCACCCAGGGACGCGGCACGTTCGCCCTGGAGCCGTTCGACTACCGGCCTGTTCCCCCCGAGCTCGTCGACGCCGTCGTCGGGGCGTCTTGA
- a CDS encoding polysaccharide biosynthesis tyrosine autokinase: protein MIQQDPQNQEFNLRSYWQILVRRRWLIGTCVLVTTVAAAVSSFLATPIYKATTTISIERRGVRLLNTSLTATEPSWLDYQNWYNTQYRIISSDAVLRYAVKQLDLENRPTLLGEQADEEPSPFSLGGLRAKILSVIGRGAPETGEVDPLRPYIKQLRAGLSVDPVRDSHLVEISFVHPDPRIAAEVANAIAYGYLRFTLDRKTRIAKQSKDWFVERVAELKREVSDLELALQDYAAQHQIVLGQGEDVTRRNLSNIQERYTQAKIKLAEARARLDTVRSTRPESLQEVLENPVVRELRSRVSALESEYREKLVQLGEKHPEVQTVKAKLDSSREHLQEQIAAIAASAIDSAQAAFEQARREEQQLAQLLADATREASEADRAMIEYEARSLELERKKATLNELIAKENEMEQSANLGDTAHNVQIIDEAVPPEIIYRPKKKLNILLGFLLGLCLGIGGAVLAEYIDNTIKSPDDVRDILDLPLLGMVPAPRPVKKAHGEEPVRCDPAVITAEMPLSPAAEAYRELRTAVLLATPGHPPRDLTVTSCQPGEGKTTTAVNLAIALAQLGRQVLLVDSDLRRPRCHDVLGVEKDRGVSTFLTGLNDLDPLIQQTRIDRLSLIAAGPVPPNPADLLDSPRFAELVETLRERGEFDHVIFDSPPLLSVVDPVLIGRQTEGVVLVIRSGYTSREAGRLGKDKLEKGRATILGAVLNAVETEHVPYQYRYYRYAADDESRPRRRGRAARAGGQRT, encoded by the coding sequence ATGATCCAGCAAGACCCACAGAACCAGGAATTCAACCTCCGCAGCTACTGGCAGATCCTCGTCCGCCGGCGCTGGCTCATCGGGACCTGCGTCCTCGTGACGACGGTCGCTGCCGCCGTGTCGAGTTTCCTGGCGACGCCCATCTACAAGGCGACGACGACGATCTCGATCGAGCGGCGGGGCGTGCGGCTGCTGAACACCTCGCTGACGGCCACCGAACCGAGCTGGCTGGACTACCAGAACTGGTACAACACCCAGTACCGGATCATCAGCTCGGACGCGGTGCTGCGCTACGCGGTGAAGCAGCTCGACCTCGAGAACCGCCCCACCCTTCTCGGAGAGCAGGCGGACGAGGAACCCTCACCCTTCTCGCTGGGCGGGCTGCGCGCGAAGATCCTCTCCGTGATCGGGCGTGGCGCCCCGGAAACGGGCGAGGTGGATCCGCTCCGGCCGTACATCAAGCAGCTGCGAGCCGGACTATCGGTGGATCCGGTCCGGGACTCTCACCTGGTCGAGATTTCGTTCGTGCATCCCGATCCCCGCATCGCCGCGGAGGTCGCCAACGCGATCGCCTACGGCTACCTCCGGTTCACGCTCGATCGCAAGACGAGGATCGCGAAGCAGTCGAAGGACTGGTTCGTGGAACGCGTAGCGGAGCTGAAGCGGGAGGTCTCCGACCTCGAGCTGGCGCTGCAAGACTACGCCGCGCAGCACCAGATCGTCCTGGGTCAGGGCGAGGACGTCACCCGCCGCAACCTGTCGAACATCCAGGAACGCTACACCCAGGCGAAGATCAAGCTGGCGGAGGCCCGGGCCCGCCTCGACACGGTCCGCTCCACCAGACCGGAAAGCCTGCAGGAGGTGCTGGAGAACCCCGTGGTGCGCGAGCTGCGCTCCCGGGTGAGCGCGCTCGAGAGCGAGTACAGGGAGAAGCTCGTCCAGCTCGGGGAGAAGCATCCGGAGGTGCAGACGGTCAAGGCGAAGCTGGACAGCAGCCGGGAGCACCTGCAGGAACAGATCGCGGCCATCGCCGCCAGCGCGATCGACAGTGCTCAGGCCGCCTTCGAGCAGGCCCGGCGGGAAGAGCAGCAGCTCGCCCAGCTCCTCGCCGATGCGACGCGCGAGGCGAGCGAGGCCGACCGCGCGATGATCGAATACGAGGCGCGCAGCCTGGAGCTCGAGCGCAAGAAGGCCACCCTCAACGAGCTGATCGCCAAGGAAAACGAGATGGAGCAGTCGGCCAACCTCGGCGACACCGCGCACAACGTGCAGATCATCGACGAGGCGGTGCCGCCCGAGATCATCTACCGGCCGAAGAAGAAGCTCAACATCCTGCTCGGATTCCTCCTCGGGCTGTGCCTCGGCATCGGTGGGGCCGTGCTGGCCGAGTACATCGACAACACGATCAAGTCCCCGGACGACGTGCGGGACATCCTCGATCTGCCGCTGCTCGGAATGGTGCCGGCGCCGCGCCCCGTCAAGAAGGCGCACGGCGAGGAGCCGGTGCGCTGCGATCCGGCGGTGATCACGGCCGAGATGCCGCTCAGCCCGGCGGCGGAGGCCTACCGCGAGCTGCGGACGGCGGTCCTTCTCGCCACGCCGGGTCATCCGCCGCGCGATCTCACCGTCACCTCGTGCCAGCCCGGCGAGGGGAAGACCACCACCGCCGTGAACCTGGCGATCGCGCTGGCGCAGCTCGGGCGGCAGGTGCTCCTCGTGGACTCGGACCTCCGCCGGCCGCGCTGCCATGACGTGCTCGGGGTGGAAAAGGACCGGGGCGTCAGCACCTTCCTGACGGGCCTGAACGACCTGGATCCGCTGATCCAGCAGACCCGGATCGACCGGCTGTCGCTGATCGCCGCCGGCCCCGTCCCGCCCAACCCGGCCGATCTGCTCGATTCCCCCCGGTTCGCCGAGCTGGTGGAGACGCTGCGCGAACGCGGCGAGTTCGACCACGTCATCTTCGACTCTCCCCCGCTTCTCTCCGTCGTGGATCCGGTGCTGATCGGCCGGCAGACCGAGGGCGTCGTGCTGGTCATCCGCTCGGGCTATACGTCGCGCGAAGCGGGACGTCTCGGCAAGGACAAGCTGGAGAAGGGGCGGGCGACGATCCTGGGCGCGGTGTTGAACGCCGTCGAGACCGAACACGTCCCGTACCAGTACCGCTACTACCGGTACGCGGCGGACGACGAGTCTCGCCCGCGCCGCCGTGGTCGGGCTGCACGGGCTGGCGGGCAGCGGACCTGA
- a CDS encoding AI-2E family transporter has translation MRVQITRAVLAVAALAAVLYGCILVLSPFISPILWALILGSATWPAYRRLRDRLGGRRTLAALSMTALLVLLLLVPTGLLGFALLQELEPQIARLRAWATAPVIQWPEWVNRVPLLEQLLQDWADRLSDNELRQVWIRELAGQAQQVLRLGRNVAQHLLNGVLIVFTLFFVYRDGETLVSEVGILLDRIIGERGRDLFQAVRETVSAVVYGWLMTAAAQGLVAMVGYWLAGVPAPVLLGVATGLCAVIPFGVSLVFIPVIAGLAIGGEWGRALFVALWSFLFVSLIDNFLRPLFISGSTRIPFIVVFFGVLGGLAAFGLVGLVLGPVILAVVLALMREARESLAEAVESPEGGG, from the coding sequence ATGCGCGTCCAGATCACGAGGGCGGTTCTCGCCGTCGCGGCGCTCGCCGCGGTGCTCTACGGCTGCATCCTCGTCCTGTCGCCTTTCATCAGTCCGATCCTGTGGGCGCTCATCCTCGGAAGCGCCACCTGGCCCGCCTATCGGCGGCTGCGGGACCGGTTGGGCGGGCGGCGGACGCTCGCCGCCCTCTCGATGACCGCTCTGCTGGTGCTCCTGCTGCTGGTTCCCACCGGGCTCCTCGGTTTCGCTCTCCTCCAGGAACTCGAACCGCAGATCGCGCGCCTTCGCGCCTGGGCCACTGCGCCGGTGATCCAGTGGCCGGAGTGGGTGAACCGTGTGCCCCTCCTCGAGCAGCTGCTGCAGGACTGGGCCGACCGGCTGTCCGACAACGAACTGCGGCAGGTGTGGATCCGGGAACTCGCCGGTCAGGCGCAGCAGGTCCTGCGTCTCGGCAGGAACGTCGCCCAGCACCTCCTCAACGGCGTGCTCATCGTCTTCACCCTCTTCTTCGTGTACCGGGACGGCGAGACCCTCGTTTCGGAGGTGGGCATCCTGCTCGACAGGATCATCGGCGAGCGAGGCCGCGACCTGTTCCAGGCGGTGCGCGAGACCGTCAGCGCCGTCGTCTACGGCTGGTTGATGACCGCCGCCGCCCAGGGACTCGTGGCGATGGTGGGCTACTGGCTGGCGGGGGTTCCCGCTCCGGTGCTCCTGGGTGTGGCGACCGGGCTGTGCGCGGTGATTCCCTTCGGCGTGAGCCTGGTGTTCATTCCGGTCATCGCGGGCCTCGCCATCGGCGGCGAGTGGGGTCGCGCCCTGTTCGTGGCCTTGTGGTCCTTCTTGTTCGTGTCGCTGATCGACAACTTCCTCCGGCCGCTCTTCATTTCCGGTTCCACCCGGATTCCCTTCATCGTGGTCTTCTTCGGCGTTCTGGGAGGCCTGGCCGCCTTCGGTCTGGTCGGCCTGGTGTTGGGTCCGGTGATCCTCGCCGTGGTGCTGGCCCTGATGCGGGAGGCCCGCGAGTCGCTCGCCGAGGCGGTTGAAAGCCCGGAGGGCGGCGGCTAG
- a CDS encoding carboxypeptidase regulatory-like domain-containing protein has translation MRRRAPRSLAVLLAAILAIPAQAGSAAGSAGTGRVRGEVRDASGEPLGGVRVVLAPLDAQGKEYAAQTDARGRYSVSGLPYGYYRCVLLVGDRPYPGNRVLLVPPGKKVQADWTIGPATARDQLLGLEPGRPVALAGGSPAAGVAHLVEPLGPTGLRWLTRGRGALVLLGGATALVAGIILLSGGDETVVSPSSP, from the coding sequence ATGCGTCGCCGCGCCCCCCGATCGCTCGCGGTCCTTCTCGCCGCGATTCTCGCCATCCCGGCCCAGGCTGGCTCCGCGGCCGGGTCCGCCGGGACGGGGCGCGTGCGGGGCGAGGTGAGGGACGCTTCCGGAGAACCGCTCGGCGGGGTGCGGGTCGTCCTCGCCCCCCTCGACGCCCAGGGGAAGGAGTACGCGGCGCAGACCGACGCCCGCGGCCGGTACTCCGTGTCGGGGCTTCCCTACGGCTATTACCGGTGCGTCCTCCTGGTCGGGGACCGGCCCTACCCGGGAAACCGGGTTCTTCTCGTCCCTCCCGGAAAGAAGGTCCAGGCGGACTGGACGATCGGTCCGGCAACGGCGCGAGACCAGCTCCTGGGGCTCGAGCCGGGCCGCCCGGTCGCTCTCGCCGGGGGGAGTCCGGCGGCAGGGGTCGCGCACCTCGTGGAACCGTTGGGCCCGACCGGTCTCCGGTGGCTCACGAGGGGCCGGGGAGCGCTGGTCCTGCTCGGGGGAGCGACCGCCCTCGTCGCCGGGATCATCCTGCTGTCGGGCGGCGACGAGACGGTGGTCAGCCCCTCCTCCCCGTAA
- a CDS encoding response regulator, with the protein MDSRGPSPYNPTSNPEQRRSLAEWQMAGAKGAAPRVLLVDDDADLRESLAKSLMLRSGFEVAMAGDAFEAGYRLATFEPQVVILDVVMPGMGGLDICERIRRLTRGRSLKIIILTGYPGIGAQERSLISGADLFLTKPPDIEALATHVRDLLEP; encoded by the coding sequence ATGGACTCTCGTGGACCGTCGCCGTACAATCCGACGAGCAACCCTGAACAGCGTCGGTCCCTGGCGGAGTGGCAGATGGCGGGAGCGAAGGGGGCGGCACCTCGGGTGCTTCTCGTCGACGACGATGCGGATCTGAGGGAATCCCTGGCGAAATCGCTCATGCTCAGGTCCGGGTTCGAGGTCGCGATGGCCGGCGACGCGTTCGAGGCCGGCTATCGGCTCGCGACGTTCGAGCCGCAGGTCGTCATCCTCGATGTCGTCATGCCGGGGATGGGAGGTCTCGACATCTGCGAGAGGATCCGGCGCCTGACGCGCGGTCGCTCGCTCAAGATCATCATCCTCACCGGCTATCCGGGGATCGGCGCCCAGGAGCGGTCCTTGATCTCCGGTGCCGACCTGTTCCTCACCAAGCCGCCGGACATCGAGGCGCTCGCCACCCACGTGCGGGATCTGCTCGAGCCGTGA
- a CDS encoding carboxypeptidase regulatory-like domain-containing protein codes for MRQMGRSVQRFVSAVLVGLLATGGQIPVALGQTAAGTAGIRGRLFWEEGGEPIAGATVHCIHLDTKQVMTSEPSATDGSYALTNLPFGYYDCAVSTPRGLCLANRVVNVPAGETVEISMVIGAPNPEDTEWWSADSTRKLPGLNQVPDSVCRIFEGSPKKLPRPAAKETPAAAAAGGAHAAWLVPALAAGGLVALLALLNDDHEDARDTNATPF; via the coding sequence ATGCGGCAGATGGGTCGATCGGTGCAGCGGTTCGTCAGCGCTGTTCTGGTGGGGCTCTTGGCGACCGGCGGGCAGATTCCCGTGGCCCTGGGTCAGACCGCCGCGGGGACGGCGGGCATCCGGGGGCGGCTGTTCTGGGAAGAAGGCGGCGAACCGATCGCCGGGGCGACCGTCCACTGCATCCATCTCGACACCAAGCAGGTGATGACCTCGGAGCCTTCCGCGACCGACGGTTCGTACGCTCTGACGAACCTCCCGTTCGGGTACTACGACTGCGCCGTTTCGACGCCCAGGGGCCTGTGCCTCGCCAACCGGGTCGTCAACGTGCCCGCCGGGGAGACGGTGGAGATCTCGATGGTGATCGGGGCGCCGAATCCGGAGGACACCGAGTGGTGGTCGGCCGACTCGACCCGCAAGCTCCCCGGTCTCAACCAGGTCCCGGACAGTGTCTGCCGGATCTTCGAGGGCTCGCCGAAGAAGCTCCCGCGCCCTGCCGCCAAGGAAACGCCCGCGGCGGCGGCGGCGGGCGGAGCGCACGCCGCCTGGCTGGTCCCGGCGCTGGCGGCGGGCGGTCTGGTGGCACTCCTCGCGCTGCTGAACGACGACCACGAAGACGCGCGGGACACCAACGCGACGCCTTTCTGA